The genomic region CAGTGTAAGCATGGATTGTAGCCATGATACCTGAATGAATTGGAGCTAAATCATTTAATGCTTTAGCCATAGGTGCTAAACAGTTAGTTGTACATGAAGCTGCAGAGATGATTACATCATCAGCTGATAAAATTTCTTCATTTACACCAAATACTACAGTTGGTAAGTCATTTCCAGCAGGTGCTGAAATAACAACTTTTTTAGCTCCAGCATCAATATGTGCTTGAGATTTTGCTTTTGATACATAGAATCCAGTACATTCTAATACTACATCTACTTCTAAATCTCCCCAAGGTAAATCTTTTGCATCTCTTTCAGCATAGATTTTAATTTCTTTTCCATCTACAGTGATAGTATCTCCATCAACTGATACTTTATCAGCTAATGCATATCTACCTTGTGCTGAATCATATTTTAATAAATGTGCTAACATTTTAGGAGCTGTTAAATCGTTGATTGCAACAACTTCATATCCTTCTGCACCAAACATTTGTCTGAACGCTAAACGTCCAATACGACCAAAACCGTTAATCGCTACTTTTACTGCCATCGTTAATTCCTCCTTGAATTAGTAATTTTATTTTACAAAGACATTATATTTTAATTAGGAAATAAAAGCAACCATGAAACTGCTTTCATTGATAATTATTTTTCTTTTCAATGTAGAAAAAACTCTTTTATAATATGTTTTTAGGGATAATGAATAATTTCGGCTTTCTTTTCTATACTTAGTCATGGAGGTAAAAGAATGCAAGTAATACCAACTGTCATTGAAAAGACATCAAAAAGAGAATACGCTTACGATATTTATTCTCGTTTATTAGAAGAAAGAATTATTTTATTAACTGGTCCTATTGAAGATAATATGGCTAGTAGCATTATTGCACAACTACTATATTTAGAATCTGTTGATCCAACAAGTGAGATTTGTATGTATATTAACTCACCAGGAGGTAATATACATTCAGGGATGGCTATTTACGATACAATGAATTATATTCGTTGTGATGTTGTTACGATTTGTACTGGGATGGCTGCAAGCATGGCCGCATTCTTGTTAAGTGCTGGCAAGCAAGGCAAAAGAATGAGTTTACCTAATAGTGAGATTATGATTCATCAACCATTAGGAGCATATGAAGGACAAGCTAGTGATATTGAAATTAGTGCTAATCGTATTATGAAACAGAAACAAAAACTAACTGCTATTTTAGCTAAAAACTGTCATCAAGAAAGAACCAAGGTTGCAACTGATACAGATAGGGATTATTTTATGGATCCTAATGAAGCATTAGAATATGGTATTATTGATGAAATTATTGAAAAAGAAAACTACACGAAAGTGTAGTCTTTTTGATTTAACTATTTTATTGTTGTATTAAAATCTAAGATTATTCGTCTTCGAAATCATTTGCAATTAATTCTGGTTCTTCAATTTCTACGTCTACTTCTTCCTCTTCTGCATAAATATCATTCATATCGATATGTACTGCAGCAAAGTTATGACGACTACGTAAATCCCATTGATTTTCACCAACAGTAATAAAACGTCCATCTAAAGTAATATTTGTATAAAATAAAGAAATTTTTTCATCATGTTCTTCTGGAGTAAAACCTTTGATTTCTGTAATTTCAGTAAATAATTTTTGGAATGCCATTGGTTTTTTCTTTGCAGACATTAATTCAAATGCTACATCTACCATTGATTTGTTATTCATTTTCTTTCCTCCTACATTTTTTCAGGTGCACTTACACCAATTAAGTTTAACGCATTTTTTAAAGTAATACGTGTTGCTTCTACTAAAGCTAAACGTTGACTACTTAATGCTAGATTATCTTTATCAATTACATAACATTCATTATAGAAGCTATGGAATAATTGAGCAATCTTTTGAATATAATTAGCTATTTTATGAGGAGCACGAATAATGGCACTATCAATAATTTCATTTCTAAATTCATTAATATGTTTCACTAATTCGATTTCTTTATCATTCACTAATAACTCATAGCTTGTTGCCATTGTTACATTCGCTAATTCTGCCTGTTTTAAAATAGAACACATTCTTGCATGCGCATATTGTGCATAGTAAACAGGATTTTCGTTTGATTTTGATTTGGCTAAACCAATATCGAAATCAAATGGTGTATTTGCTGCTTTTGATGCAAAGAAGTAACGTGTTGCATCTGCTCCTATATCATCCATTAGGTCTTTAATAGTAACAGCGTTTCCTGTACGTTTTGACATCTTTACAGGTTCACCATTTTCTACCATACGAACCATTTGAATAATATCAATATTTAATTGATCTGCATTATATCCCATTGCTTGGATAGAAGCCTTCATACGATTGATATAACCATGATGATCTGCCCCTAATAAATCTACTAAATATTCATATCCTCGATCTAACTTATTTAAATGATAAGAAATATCTGGTGTTAAATAAGTATAACTTCCATCACCTTTAATTAATACACGATCTTTATCATCACCAAATTCAGTTGATTTAAACCATAAAGCTCCATCTAGTTCATAAGTATATCCAGCATCTTTTAGCTTTTCTATTGTTGGAACTACTCTATTTTCTGTATATAATGATGTTTCAGAAAACCATACATCATGATGGACACCAAACTCATGTAAGATATCTTTTATTTTTTCTAATTCATAATAAATACCTCTTTCTCTAAAGAAAACCAATGCTTCTTTTTCATCAGAATTTACATATTTATCAAAAACTTCTTCTTTTAATTTTTCTGCTATTTCAATAATATCTTTACCAGCATAACCATCTTCTGGTAATTCTTTTTCAATACCAAATAATTCTAAATAACGACAATATAATGA from Tannockella kyphosi harbors:
- the gap gene encoding type I glyceraldehyde-3-phosphate dehydrogenase; translated protein: MAVKVAINGFGRIGRLAFRQMFGAEGYEVVAINDLTAPKMLAHLLKYDSAQGRYALADKVSVDGDTITVDGKEIKIYAERDAKDLPWGDLEVDVVLECTGFYVSKAKSQAHIDAGAKKVVISAPAGNDLPTVVFGVNEEILSADDVIISAASCTTNCLAPMAKALNDLAPIHSGIMATIHAYTGDQMVLDGPHAKGDLRRARAAACNIVPNSTGAAKAIGLVIPELNGKLIGAAQRVPVPTGSTTILNAVVEGAVTVDAINAAMKAAATDSFGYTEEELVSSDIVGITYGSLFDATQTLVTTLENGTSQVQVVSWYDNENSYTSNMVRTIKYFAELSK
- a CDS encoding ATP-dependent Clp protease proteolytic subunit, with translation MQVIPTVIEKTSKREYAYDIYSRLLEERIILLTGPIEDNMASSIIAQLLYLESVDPTSEICMYINSPGGNIHSGMAIYDTMNYIRCDVVTICTGMAASMAAFLLSAGKQGKRMSLPNSEIMIHQPLGAYEGQASDIEISANRIMKQKQKLTAILAKNCHQERTKVATDTDRDYFMDPNEALEYGIIDEIIEKENYTKV
- the rpoE gene encoding DNA-directed RNA polymerase subunit delta codes for the protein MNNKSMVDVAFELMSAKKKPMAFQKLFTEITEIKGFTPEEHDEKISLFYTNITLDGRFITVGENQWDLRSRHNFAAVHIDMNDIYAEEEEVDVEIEEPELIANDFEDE
- the argS gene encoding arginine--tRNA ligase, whose product is MSVNKMEQALKDALNNAVVTCGFVEEYDNNNIVIEIPKDTSHGDYSSNIAMQMTKLLKRNPREIANEIINSLDKESASIEKVEIAGPGFINFFVSKTAMTSIINDVILEQENYGMTNYGKGIKYNIEYVSANPTGDLHLGHAKGAAVGDSIVRIMKAAGYDVTAEYYINDAGNQINNLAISLYCRYLELFGIEKELPEDGYAGKDIIEIAEKLKEEVFDKYVNSDEKEALVFFRERGIYYELEKIKDILHEFGVHHDVWFSETSLYTENRVVPTIEKLKDAGYTYELDGALWFKSTEFGDDKDRVLIKGDGSYTYLTPDISYHLNKLDRGYEYLVDLLGADHHGYINRMKASIQAMGYNADQLNIDIIQMVRMVENGEPVKMSKRTGNAVTIKDLMDDIGADATRYFFASKAANTPFDFDIGLAKSKSNENPVYYAQYAHARMCSILKQAELANVTMATSYELLVNDKEIELVKHINEFRNEIIDSAIIRAPHKIANYIQKIAQLFHSFYNECYVIDKDNLALSSQRLALVEATRITLKNALNLIGVSAPEKM